The proteins below are encoded in one region of Chitinophagaceae bacterium:
- the murF gene encoding UDP-N-acetylmuramoyl-tripeptide--D-alanyl-D-alanine ligase, translating into MIHTPQTIYDVFLASTGISTDTRTLQKGSLFFCLSGKNFNGNTFAEEAIQKGASYCIIDDAKFQKDERYILVENALKTLQDIAHIHRKKWGKRVIAITGSNGKTTTKNLITAVLSQKYSVLSTQGNLNNHIGVPLTLLQLKPKHERAVIEMGANKPGDIAELCRIADPDDGVITNISHAHLEQLGSIEGVFEEKRALYEYVISKNRFIFINEKETKLCNFYESYPHKYLFPTKHCFPQIKIVGKTQFLVLKIEGTKSFTTHIFGKYNLDNIAIAVMFGYLEKVDREKIEKALKNFVFENNRSQVIQKGTNTIILDAYNANPDSMKSALSHFKTIEASKKVYIIGDMFELGEHTQKAHKNIGKLLQNLIGKRPNITVLFCGKNMKHASDQMKKSHYFESREALQTFLSQTKFQHTFFLIKASRGMELEKVMEFL; encoded by the coding sequence ATGATACATACACCACAAACAATATATGATGTTTTTTTAGCATCTACGGGGATAAGCACGGATACAAGAACTCTTCAAAAAGGTTCTTTATTTTTTTGTTTGAGTGGAAAAAATTTTAATGGTAATACCTTTGCCGAAGAAGCTATTCAAAAAGGAGCATCCTATTGCATAATAGATGATGCCAAATTTCAAAAAGATGAAAGATATATTTTAGTAGAAAATGCTTTGAAAACCCTTCAAGATATTGCTCATATTCATAGAAAAAAATGGGGAAAAAGAGTCATTGCCATTACGGGTTCAAATGGCAAAACTACCACTAAAAACCTTATAACTGCCGTTCTTTCTCAAAAATATTCCGTCCTATCCACACAAGGAAATCTCAACAATCACATAGGAGTCCCCCTTACTCTTTTACAATTGAAACCCAAACACGAAAGAGCTGTCATAGAAATGGGTGCCAATAAACCAGGAGATATAGCAGAACTTTGTAGAATAGCTGACCCCGATGATGGCGTTATTACCAATATATCCCACGCTCATTTGGAGCAATTGGGAAGTATAGAAGGAGTTTTTGAGGAAAAAAGAGCTCTCTATGAATACGTAATAAGCAAAAATAGATTCATTTTCATAAACGAAAAAGAAACAAAACTTTGCAATTTCTATGAGTCATATCCTCATAAGTATCTTTTCCCGACAAAACATTGTTTTCCGCAGATAAAAATTGTAGGCAAGACACAGTTTTTGGTACTTAAAATAGAAGGAACAAAATCCTTTACCACTCATATCTTTGGAAAATATAACCTGGATAATATTGCCATTGCTGTTATGTTTGGTTATTTAGAGAAAGTGGACCGAGAAAAAATAGAAAAGGCTCTCAAGAACTTTGTTTTTGAAAATAATCGCTCACAAGTAATCCAAAAAGGCACCAATACCATTATATTAGACGCTTATAATGCTAATCCCGACTCTATGAAATCCGCTCTTTCTCATTTTAAGACCATAGAAGCATCAAAAAAAGTATATATAATAGGTGATATGTTTGAACTGGGCGAACATACCCAGAAAGCACATAAAAATATAGGAAAACTGCTTCAGAATCTTATAGGAAAAAGACCTAATATTACCGTTTTATTCTGTGGTAAAAATATGAAACACGCCTCAGACCAAATGAAAAAGAGTCATTATTTTGAAAGCAGAGAAGCACTTCAAACATTCTTATCACAAACAAAGTTTCAACATACATTTTTTCTCATAAAAGCATCTCGCGGGATGGAATTAGAAAAAGTAATGGAATTTCTTTAG